A genomic region of Porticoccaceae bacterium LTM1 contains the following coding sequences:
- the holA gene encoding DNA polymerase III subunit delta: MKVKSEQLNQHLQGQLAPVYLVFGEEPLLVQEACDAIRIAARSQGFNERELFHAEAGFDWNQLLNEANSLSLFADKKILELRIPNGKPGDKGSKAIEEYCNAASSDNLLLVVCPKLDGSAQRSKWVKALESTGVMIQTWPVQAHQLGRWIGQRLQQAGIRANSAAIDVLVDRVEGNLLAAVQEIEKLKLLTPNGEVDANTMSTVVADSARYNVFTLVDKILAGDAQSAARTLRGLREEGIEPPVVLWAITREIRILLKIVDASARGEPMSQAMKSAGVWDKRQPIYQQTLRRVSPPQLRAMLRLARNTDQAIKGLGRDNAWDNLTELTVNLAGSPALSGPTIKLAVTSE; encoded by the coding sequence ATGAAGGTTAAGTCAGAACAGCTCAACCAACATCTGCAGGGGCAACTGGCCCCTGTCTATCTGGTATTTGGCGAAGAACCCCTTTTGGTACAAGAGGCGTGCGATGCTATTCGCATCGCCGCTCGTTCACAGGGCTTTAACGAACGCGAGTTGTTCCACGCCGAAGCCGGTTTTGACTGGAACCAACTACTCAACGAAGCAAACAGTCTGTCGCTGTTTGCCGACAAAAAAATTCTTGAACTGCGTATTCCCAATGGCAAGCCCGGTGACAAGGGCAGCAAAGCCATTGAGGAGTATTGCAATGCAGCCAGCAGCGACAATCTGTTGCTGGTTGTATGCCCCAAACTGGATGGCAGCGCCCAGCGCAGCAAGTGGGTAAAGGCGCTGGAGAGCACCGGTGTAATGATTCAAACCTGGCCTGTGCAAGCCCATCAACTTGGCCGCTGGATAGGGCAGCGCCTGCAGCAAGCTGGTATTCGTGCTAACTCTGCCGCCATTGATGTGCTGGTAGATCGTGTCGAGGGCAACCTGCTGGCAGCGGTTCAGGAAATTGAAAAACTGAAACTGCTGACCCCCAATGGCGAGGTGGATGCTAATACCATGTCCACCGTGGTAGCCGACAGCGCGCGCTATAACGTATTTACCCTGGTGGATAAAATCCTCGCCGGTGATGCCCAAAGCGCCGCACGCACACTGCGAGGCCTGCGCGAAGAAGGCATCGAACCACCAGTTGTGCTCTGGGCCATCACGCGGGAAATTCGTATTCTGCTGAAGATTGTCGACGCCAGTGCCCGCGGCGAGCCAATGAGTCAGGCCATGAAAAGCGCCGGGGTATGGGACAAACGCCAGCCAATCTACCAACAGACCCTGCGCCGAGTAAGCCCACCTCAACTGCGCGCAATGTTGCGCCTGGCTCGTAACACCGACCAGGCAATTAAAGGCCTCGGCCGCGATAATGCCTGGGACAATTTAACTGAGCTGACCGTGAATCTGGCCGGCAGTCCTGCTCTGTCTGGACCGACTATCAAGTTGGCAGTTACCAGCGAATAA